The Leifsonia poae region CGCTCGCGGCCAGCACCGCGTCGGCGCCGGCCTCGATGGCCGGAACGAAGTCGGTGACTTTGCCCGCACCGCCGGAGGCGATCACGGGAACCGAGCTGATCGCGCGCATGAGCCGGATGAGCTCGGTGTCGAACCCCTCTTTGGTCCCGTCGGCGTCGATCGAGTTCACCAGCAGTTCGCCGGCCCCCAGCCGGATCGCCTCAGCGGCCCAGTCGAGAGCATCGATGGTGGTCTCGGTGCGTCCGCCGTGGGTCGTGACGACGAAACCGGATGCGGTGGTCGCCGACCGCTTCACGTCGAGCGACAACACGAGCACCTGCGCGCCGAAGCGGTCCGCGATCTCGGCGACGAGGGCGGGCCGCGCGATCGCGGCGGAGTTGACGCCGACCTTGTCCGCGCCACTGGCGAGCAGGCGCGCCACGTCGTCCGTGCTGCGCACGCCCCCACCGACGGTGAGCGGGATGAAGACCTGTTCGGCGGTGGCGCGCACCACGTCGTAGGTGGTGGCGCGGTTGTCGACCGTCGCCGTCACATCCAAAAAGGTGAGCTCATCGGCGCCCTGCTCGTAGTACGACCGGGCCAGTTCGACCGGGTCGCCCGCGTCGCGCAGGTTCTGGAAGTTCACACCCTTGACCACGCGGCCGTCAGCCACGTCCAGACACGGGATGACCCTGACCGCGACGCTCATCAGATGCGCGCCGCGTGGATCGACGTGACCAGGATCGCTCGAGCACCGAGCTCGTACAGCGCGTCCATGATGTGGTTGGTCTGATCGCGCTGGATCATCACCCGCACAGCGACCCAGCCGGGCTCGCCCAGTGGCGAGACGGTCGGCGATTCGACGCCCGGGGTGAGGGCGACGGCCGCGTCGAGCAGGGCCACGGGCAGGTTGTAGTCGATGAGGACGTACTGGCGTGCGACCATCACCCCCTGCAAACGACGCAGTAGCGTGTCGACGCCCGGCGCCGGCGCGGCGGAGGCGATGAGCACGGCCTCCGACTCCAGAATGACCGGGCCGAAGATATCCAGGCCCTGCTTGCGCAGGGTGGTGCCAGTCTCGACGACGTCGGCCACGGCATCCGCGACCCCGAGCCGCACCGCCGACTCGACCGCGCCGTCGAGCTTGACCAGGGTCGAGTCGATGCCGTGCTCGGCGAGGAACCCGCCCACGAGACCCGGATAGCTCGTGGCGACACGTTTGCCGTGGAGCTCGGTCAGTTCAGAGAATGTGCCGGTCGGCCCGGCGAAGCGGAAGGTGGATGCCGCGAAGTCGAGTGAGGCGATCTCGCCCGCCGACGAGCCGGAGTCGAGCAGCAGGTCGCGGCCGGTGATGCCGACGTCGAGCGCACCCGACCCCACATAGGTGGCGATGTCGCGGGGACGCAGGTAGAAGAACTCGACGCCGTTGCGCGGATCGGAGACGATCAGCTCTTTCGGGTCGCGTCGGCCGTGGTAACCGGCCTCGGACAGCATCTGCGCCGCTGTCTCGGAGAGGGAACCCTTGTTGGGGACGGCGATTTTCAGCATGGGATGGTCTTTCGTGTACGTCGGAGGATCAGGACGGGATCGGCATCGCGCGGACGCCCGTCACAGATGTCGGTACACGTCGGCCGGGGTGAGGCCTTTGGCCAGCAGGAGCACCTGGAGGTGGTAGAGCAGCTGCGAGATCTCCTCTGCCGTCTCCGTGTCGGACTGGTACTCGGCAGCCATCCAGACCTCGGCGGCCTCCTCTACGATCTTCTTTCCGATGGCGTGCACGCCCGCATCCAGCTCGCGCACCGTTCCGGAACCCTCCGGGCGGGTGGCGGCCTTCTCGCTGAGCTCGGCGAAGAGGTCGTCGAAGGTTTTCACCCCTCCAGCCTACTGACTCCGGCACCCCTCCGTGCGCACGTGCCGGGGCGACGGGCTCAGTGCCGGTGGGCGGAGGCGCTCTCGCGCAAGAGGGCGATCTGCGCGGCGGGGTCGTCGGCGCGGAAGACGGCGGACCCGGCGACGAAGGTGTCCGCGCCGTTCTCCGCCGCGATGACGATCGTCTCCTCGGTGACGCCACCGTCGACCTGGAGCCAGACATCCACACCGGCGGCATCCACGGCGGCGCGCAACTGCGCCAGCTTGGGCATCGTCTCGGCCCGGAACGACTGGCCGCCGAACCCGGGCTCGACCGTCATCACGAGAACCTGATCGAACTCCGCGAGCAGCTCCAGATAGTCGTCGGCCGGGGTTCCGGGCTTGAGGGCGATCCCGGCGCGCGCCCCAAGGGCGCGAAGACGCCGCGCGAGACGCACGGGGTCGGCTGCGGCCTCGGCGTGGAAGGTGACCGAATACGCCCCCAACTCGGCATAGCCGAGCGCCCAGTGATCCGGGTCGTCGATCATCAGGTGCACGTCGAGCGGGATCGCCGACACGGCCTGGATGCGCTCCACCATCTGCGGGCCGAAGGTGAGGTTCGGCACGAAATGGTTGTCCATCACGTCGACGTGCACGAGGTCGGCCGACGCGATGCGGCCGAGGTCGCGCTCCATGTTGACGAAGTCGGCGGCGAGAATGCTGGGGTTGATCCGTGCGGGCATGGCCCCAGCCTACTTTTTGGTCAGCAGGGCGATGAACATCCCGTCGGTTCCATGGCGGTGCGGCCAGAGCTGCACCTGCGTGGGATCCCCGGCCAGGTCGAGACGCTCGACGGCGAGACCCTGCACGACCTCCGCGGTCGCCAGCGGGGCGAGCGCATCACGATGGCGCTCCAGCGCATCCGCGACGATCCCCCGCGTCTCGGCGATATGCGGCGAGCAGGTGACATAGGCGAGCACGCCGCCGGGCTTCAGCGCGGCGATCGCGGCATCGAGAAGCTGCGCCTGCAGCACGGTGAGCTCCGCCACATCCCGCGGGGTTTTGCGCCAGCGGGCTTCGGGACGCCGCCGCAGGGCACCGAGTCCGGTGCACGGAGCGTCGAGCAGGATGCGGTCGAAGCACTCCGGATCGGTGTCGCCGACGGTCGTGCCGTCGCGCTCCCACACCTCCACGGCTTCGGGCAGACCGGCGAGCGCGCGGCGCACGAGGTCGGCCCGCGCCGGGATCACCTCGTTCGCGATCAGCGTCGCTCCCCCGCCCAACGCCTCAGCACCCAACAGGGCCGACTTGCCACCGGGCCCGGCGCAGAGGTCGAGCCAGACCTCGCCCGCGGTGACAGGACGCGCCCGGCTCAGCGCGAGAGCCGCCAGCTGCGACCCTTCGTCCTGCACGCGAACCCGGCCGTCGTTCGCCTCGACGAGCCGCTGCGGGTCTCCCCCACCGCCGGTGAAACCGACCGGTGAGAACCGATCGGGAGTCGAGCCTTCCGGTGCTTCAGCCAGACCGGGCAGGGCGATGAGATTGACCTTCGGGGCCTGGTTGTCGGCCGCCAGCAGCTCGTCGAGCTCGGCCTCGCGGCCCTCCGCCGCCAGCGCCCGGCGGAACGCCCGAACGATCCAGGTCGGGTGGGAGGTGAGGGCGGAGAGTTCCTCGTCGCGGTTCTTCGCATCCGCGAGCACGCGCAGCCGCCACTCCTCGGCGCTGTGCCGCCCGATCTCGCGCAGGACGCCGTTCGTGAACCCGGTAGCCGAGCGCGACCCCACCGAACGGGCGAGCGCCACCGACTCGTTGACCGCCGCGTGGGCGGCGACCCGGGTCGAGAGAAGCTGGTGCGTGCCGAGCCGCAGCACATCCAGGATCGGTGGGTCGATGCGGTCGGTGCCACGGCCGGCGGCGACGGCGATCACGCGATCGTAGTATCCCTGCATCCGCAGCGTGCCGTAGGTGAGCTCGGTGGCGAGACCGGCGTCGGCCGAGGAGAGCCCGGCCCGCGCGATGCGTGTGGGCAGCAGTAGGTTCGCGTACGCGTCCGATTCCCGCACAGCGGCGATCACCTCGAAGGCGACCCGCCTGGCCGGCTGGACATGCGCCGGATTCTCCTTCATGAGAGCACCACCCCTTCATCGGCGACGCCGCGCCACCAATCGGCGGCCGGCATCGCGCGCTTGCCGGCCGGTTGCACCGTTACGAGTTCGAGTGGATCGGTCGCCGTTCCGACGAGTACGCGCTTCTCGCGCAGGACCACCTCGCCCGGTGGGATGGGCTCGCCCGCCGCCGGGCGCGCGGCATGGATCTTCAGGCGGTCGTCCCCGACGAGGGCGAACGCCCCCGGTTCCGGCGTCACACCGCGCAGGCGGGCGAAGACGGCAGCCGCACTCCGCGAGAAGTCCAGATGCGCATCCGCCAGCGCGAGCTTGGGGGCGAGCGTCGGCTCCCCTGTCTGCGGCACCGCGACCGCCGTTCCCACGGCGAGGGCATCCACCGTGTCGGCCAGCAGCACAGCACCGGAGACCGAGAGCGCTTCGAGGAGATCGCCCGCCGTCTCCGTAGCGCCGATCGGTCGGCGCAGCTCGGCGAATACTGCGCCGGCGTCCAACTCGGGAACGAGCTGGAACACGGCGGCCCCGGTCTCCGCGTCACCGGCGATCACGGCGTGCTGAACGGGCGCGGCCCCTCGCCAACGCGGAAGCAGCGAGAAATGCAGGTTCACCCAGCCGAGCCTCGGCGTCGAGAGCAGCGGTTCACGCACCAGACCGCCATAGGCGACGATCGCACCCAACTGCACCTCGAGTTCAGCGATCCGCTGCGTCACCGCGTCGTCGAGGCGATTCGCCTTGATAGTCTCGATGCCGAGTTCGGCCGCCGCCGAGGCGACCGGCGAGGGTGTGACGATCCGCTTGCGGCCGAGCTCCGCATCCCGGCGGGTGATCACGGCGACCACCTCGTGCCGGGTGGCGAGCTCGCGCAGAGCGGGAACGGCGACCGCGGGGGTGCCGGCGAAGACGAGGCGCATGAAGGTTCTTTCGGTTCTGAGGTGCTGGGACTGATTTTATCCGCCGAGGCATCCGGCACACAGCTCGCCTCTGCCTGAGGCGTTCGCGCGGTTCGGCACGAACACCGTCGCGGCGTCAGAGGATCTCGGGGTCGTCGAAGCGCACCCGGAGCGTCGGCGCCGGCCGGAAGCCGGTCTTGCCCGCCGGCGCGCGCCGGCGTTTCGTCGCGTTCCGCACGGCGGCGGCACGCACCGCGGTCGCGACCTCCTGGCCGCGGGAGTACTCGAACCGCAGGATGGTGCGAACCTGACCTTCGCCCACCGGCGCCGGGCCGAGCACATCGATCAGGAGCGCCGGATCAACCGCCGCCGCCGCCTCGCCGACCACCTCGGCCGCACCCGAGAGCGAGGCGAGGCGCACCGCCGGAGGAAACCGCAACTCCCGTCGCCCGGCCAGCTCGCCGCGGGCGAACTCGACGAACCGCCCGGTTGCGAAGTCACGGGCGAGCGCACCGGTCACCCCGACCAGGAGGGTGGGAGCGCCCGGTGCCGCCAACGCGGCCGCGTTAGACCACCAGCGCAGGCAGTCCTCGGCCACCCGCAGGGTCTCGCGAGCGAGCATCCGCTCCCCGTCGAGCAGCAGCACGGCCCGATAGCCGCCGGCAGCGATCGGCTCGGCGCCGCGGGTCGCCACGACGATCGCGGGCGCGGCCTCCACCCGCTGCACCGGATGCTCACCGTCGGCCACGATCACCCGAACCCCTGGAAACGCCCGGCCCAGCTCCTCCGCCGTGCGCCCCGACCCCACCGTGATCATGCGGAACTTCGTGTGCTCGCAGTGCTCGCACCGCCAGTCGGTCGCGAGCGCACCGCACCACCCGCACGACGGCGTCGCACCGGCGCGCGTCTGGCCGAGCGGCCCCTCGCAGCGGTTGCAGCGGGCCGCCTGACCGCAGCTCGCGCAGGCGAGCACTGGAGCGTATCCCGGGCGCGCCACCTGGATCAGCACGGGGCCGGGCGTGGTCCCGCCCTCACCGAGGAGCGCCGACCGCGCCGCTTGCCACGCCGTCGAAGGGATGCGCGCTGCCCGCGCCGCACTCTCGGCCGCCGGCTGATTGGCCGTGAGCACGACCTTCGGGAGCACCGCCCGGTCGGGCGCCACATCGTGCATCCAACCGATGTCGACGAGGCGCTGGACCTCGACGCTTCTGGTCAGCCCGGCGAAGACGAGGGCGCAGCCCTGCAGCTCCTGCCGCACGAGCGCCGCATCCCGGGTGTGCACATACGGGCTGAGCGGCTCGGCGTACAGCGGGTCTCCGTCGCTCCACACCGCGATCATCCCGAGCCGCTCGGCCGGCGCGTAAACCGCCGACCGGTTGCCGATGACGATGCGGGCACCGCTCAACGCGGCGAGGAAGGCCCGGTAACGATCCGGGTTCGACTGCGCCGCATCGATGCGGACCACCGCTTCGGCCGGCGCGATCGCGGCGAGGGCGACCGCGAGCTGATCGAGGTCGCGATAGTCGGGCACGGCGACGATGGCCGATTCTCCGCGAGCCCAGCATCCGGTCGCCAGCGTCGCCAAAGTGACGGCCCACTCCCCCACCCATGTTCCATCGGGCAGCTCGGCCAGCCGAGGGATCGCCCGCACCGCCAAGCGGCCACCGTCGGCCACCAACTGTTCCAGGCGTCGCTCCCCGTAGCCGCGCACGGACGGTTCGGCGATCGTCGCCGGGCTCGGCGGAGCCTCCCCCTGCCGGCGAGCCAGGCCTTCTCCACCCGCACTTGGCGCCCCGGCACCGCAAGACGAAGGATGTCGTTCGCGGTGCCGGCGCAGCGGTCGGCGACACGACGGGCGAGCGCCCACACCTCCGGTGCGAGCACGGGAACCGGGGAGACGACGGCCTCGAGCGGACTCAGCTTCCCGTCGAACGCTCCGCCGGCGCCATCGCCCTCGCCGCTTGCCACGATCTCCACGAGGTAGCCGTCGGCGATCCGCCCGGCACTGCGCAACGGCACCTTGACGCGCACGCCGGGCCGGGCGAGCTCGGCGAGGTCATCCGGAACCAGGTAGTCGAAGAAATGATCGAGCTGCGGGAGCGCCGAATCAATGACGATGCGGGCGACCCGGCCGGCCGCCGCCATCGCTACAGCCTCGCGGCCGACCGCAGGTCGTCGACGCGGTCGAGGCGCTCCCACGTGAAGTCGGGGAGTTCACGGCCGAAGTGGCCGTAGGTCGCGGTCGTGGCGTAGATGGGGCGCAACAGGTCGAGCGACTGGATGAGCGCGGCCGGTCGCAGATCGAACACCTCGCGGATGGCCGCGATGATCCGCTCGTCCGGAACGTGCCCCGTGCCGAACGTCTCGACGTAGAGGCCCACGGGCGCCGCCTTGCCGATGGCGTAGGCGATCTGCACCTCGAGACGGTCGGCGAACCCGGCGGCGACGGCGTTCTTCGCCACCCAGCGCATCGCGTACGCGGCAGACCTGTCGACCTTCGACGGGTCCTTGCCCGAGAAGGCCCCACCGCCGTGGCGGCTGGCGCCACCGTAGGTGTCGACGATGATCTTGCGGCCGGTGAGACCGGCATCGCCCTTCGGCCCGCCGATCTCGAACCGTCCGGTCGGGTTGATGAGCGTGCGGACGTGGGAGGACTCCAGCCCGGCGGCGTGGAGGACAGGCGCGATGACCTCCTCGATCACCTCGGCCTGGAGGGTCTCATTGGAGACGCTAGGCGCGTGCTGCGTGGAGAGCACGACGGTCTCCACCGACTTCGGAACGGAGCCCTCGTATCCGATCGTCACCTGGGTCTTGCCGTCGGGACGGAGGTAGTCGAGCGTACCGTCTTTGCGCACGGCTGCCAGACGCTCGGCCAGCCGGTGCGCCAACCAGATCGGCAGCGGCATCAGCTGCGGCGTCTCCGTGGTGGCGTAGCCGAACATGATCCCTTGGTCGCCCGCGCCCTGACGGTCGAAATCATCCGAACTCTGCTCGGACCGGGTCTCCAGCGCATTGTCCACGCCCTGCGCGATATCGGGCGACTGCGCGCCGATGGAGACCGAGACACCGCATTGGGTGCCGTCGAAGCTCACCTCGGACGAGTTGTAGCCGATGTCCACGATCTTCTCGCGGACGAGCGCCGGGATCTCGACGTAGCCCTTCGTCGTCACCTCACCCGCCACGTGCACGAGCCCGGTGGTGACGAGTGTCTCGACGGCGACGCGGCTGTGCGGGTCGACCGTGAGCAGCGCATCCAGGATGCTGTCGGAGATCTGGTCGCAGATTTTGTCGGGATGGCCTTCGGTGACGGACTCGGACGTGAAGAGGCGCAGATCGGCCATGGTTCTCCTCAGCGGGCGCGCGGCCCGTGGTTCGTTAGACGATGACGTCGAGAATACGATCGGCCACCGACAGCTTGCTTCCCGAGGCCTCCATCACTATATCTCCGCCCCGTCGGAGCACGACGACCTCGTTACTGTCCGTTGCGAAGCCCTGGGTCCACCCCACCTGGTTCAGCACGAGGAAATCGCATCCCTTGCTCGCGAGCTTGGTACGACCCAGCTCGATGAGCGACGACGGGTCTGGCTCGGTCTCCGCCGCGAACCCCACGATGACCTGCCCCTCGTGCGCGCCGGACGACAGACCGGCGAGGATGTCGGGGTTGGCCACGAGTTCGAGAGTGAAGCGCTCCCCCGACTCCGTCTTCTTGATCTTCGACTCGCGCACCTCGACCGGCCGGTAGTCGGCGACGGCCGCGGTCATCACGACGATGTCGGCGCCGACGGCCGCCTCGGTGACGGCGTTCTGCAGGTCGAGGGCGGTCTGCACAGAGACGACGTCGACGCCCTCGGGGGCCTCTACCTCGAGGTGCGCCGCGACGAGCGTCACCTGTGCGCCCCGCGCGCGGGCCGCCTGGGCGAGCGCGACACCCTGGCGGCCACTCGACCGGTTGCCGAGAAAGCGCACCGGGTCGAGCGGCTCCCGGGTGCCGCCGGCTGTGACGACCACCCGCTTGCCGGCGAGATCGTCGCCGCCCCGCGGACGGCGTGCCGCCTCGTTGGCCCGCCGACGCTCCGACAGCACGACCACATCGGCCACGGCGTCGGCGATCACCCCGTCTTTCGCGGTCGGCGTGGCGACCGGCGTAGCCCGCGGATGCTCGCCGACCGCTGCCAGCGCCTCGCGCACGATCGTCGCGGGCTCTTCCATACGTCCAGGGCCGGAGTCTTTGCCGGTGAGCTGACCGCTCGCCGGACCGACGACCGTGACGCCCCGGCCGCGCAGGGTGGCGATGTTCGCGACGGTCGCCGCGTTCCCCCACATCTCGGTGTGCATCGCCGGCGCGATCACGAGCGGGGCCGTGCTGGCCAGCACGGTGTTGCCGAGTAGGTCGTCGGCGAGACCGGCCGCCAATTTGGCGATCGTGTTCGCGGTCGCGGGGGCGATCACGATGAGGTCGGCGGACTGGCCGAGCGCGACATGCCGTACCTCGGCGACGCCCTCATAGAGATCGGTCGCCACGGGGTTACGGCTGATCGCCTCCAGAGTGGGCCGCCCGACGAAACGCAGGGCGGCCTCCGTGGCGACGACATGAACCGTGTGGCCTTCGAGCACGAGCGAGCGGATCACGCCGACCGCCTTGTATGCAGCGATGCCGCCGGTCACTCCGACGACAATGGTCAATCGTGCGCTCACGGCGGCATCCCCTCGAAAGCCGGTCCCCTGCCGGACGCGGCGACTGCTCGTTCTCGTTGCTGGTGCGGAGGCTGTTACTCGACGATCGGCTTGATGATGAGCTTGTCCTCGTTGATCTCGTGCAGCGCCACGGAGAGCGGCTTGTCGTCGACCGAGGAGTCGACGAGCGGTCCGACGTTGTCGAACAGGCTTCCCTCGTGGAGGTCGGCGTAGTAGTCGTTGATCTGCCGGGCGCGCTTGGAGGCGAAGATCACCAGGGCGTACTTGGACTCGACCTTCGCGAGAACGTCGTCGATGGGCGGGTCGATGATGCCTTTGTTGCTGAGTGCCATGGTTGTAGTGCTCCTTGCCGGATCGGCTCAATGATGGTCATCGCGGTGACGACTGCGCCTTCGAGAAGACGCGGGACGACGGTTTACGGGCGCGACGGCGCCGCGCGGATCTTCATCAAGTCTACGACCTCGCGCGCGGCCTCGGCCACGTCGGTGTTCACGACGCGGTGATCGAACTCGTCCTGGGCGGCCAATTCGACCTTCGCTGTCTCCAGCCGGCGCTGCTGCTCGGCCGGTTCCTCGGTGCCTCGGCCGATGAGTCGGCGCACCAGCTCCTCCCAGGTGGGCGGCAGCAGGAAGATGAGACGGGCCTCGGGCATCGCTGCGCGGACGCTCCGCGCGCCCTGCAGGTCGATCTCGAGCAGAACACTTTTGCCCGCTTCGAGCGCTCGCTCGATCGGGGCGCGCGGCGTGCCGTAGCGATAGGCGTTGTGCACTGTGGCGTACTCGAGCATTTCGCCATCGGCGATCATCCGGTCGAACTCGGCGTCGTCGACGAAGTAGTAGTTGACGCCGTCGACCTCGCCGGGGCGGGGAGCGCGGGTGGTCGCCGAGACCGACAGCAGAACATCCGGATAGTTCTCGCGGATGTGGGTCGAGACGGTTCCCTTGCCGACCGCGGTCGGGCCGGCAAGCACGACGAGCTGGTTCTTCTGCTTCCCGCTGCGCGACTCGCGCTCGATCAGGAACTCCCGCAGCCGCAGCCGCTGGTGGCGGCCGAGACCCCCGAGTCGTTTCGCCGGCGAGATCGCCAGCCGCCCGAGGGCGTCCTGCATCTTCGTCGTCCCGATGGCGGGAACGCTCAACAGGAACTCGGTGACGCGCAAGCGTCCTTCGACGCCGTCAGGTTCGGCCGTCGCCCGGTCGAGCACTGTCAGCGGTGAGACTTCGTGGGAGGCGATCGACGCTTTCACAGCGGCGCGGGCACGCCGGGCCGCGACAGCCGCCTGGGACGCGGCGGCGCGGTCGACCTCCGGCGGGGCCGGGCGCGCTGAACCGGCCTCAGACATCGACGCTCCGAACCTCGGCCGCTCGAACCTCGATCGCGGCGGCGAGACCGTTCGGTCCCGCCGTCAGCAGCCCGCGCGACTCGCTCACGACGACACCGCCGGCCAGCGAACCGAACAGTCGCGCGACATCTCCGACCGCGGCGCCCTGGTGTCCGAACCCGGGAGCCAGCACCGGGGCGGCGTTCCGGGTCGGCACGCCGGTGGTGTCGATTCCGAAAGCCGGAAGGTCGAGCGTGGCGCCCAGCACCAGGCCGATCGACCCGAACGCGTGTGCCGGCTGCGCCTGGTTGAAAGAACTCACGTCTTCGATGATCGCACGCGCGACGGTCTCGCCGGCACGGGGGCCGTCGGCGACCCGGGCCTGCTGCATCGTCCGTGCCTCCGGATTCGAGGTCGCCGCCAGCACGAACAGACCCTTTCCGGCGTGCTCGGCGAGCCGCATGGGCTCATCGAGGGATCCGGCACCGAGGAAGGCGGAGATCGTCATGGCATCGACTTCGAGCGGCGCACCGGGGGTGAGCCAGGCTTCGGCGTACGCCGTGACGCTCGTTCCGATATCGCCGCGTTTCGCATCCGCGATCACCAGCAGGCCCGCCTCCCGGGCCGCGGCGAGCACGTCCTCCAGCGCGGCATACCCGGCGGAGCCGTACCGCTCGAAGAAGGCGATCTGTGGTTTGACGATCCCAGCGCGCCCCACTGCCGCGGCGACGACCACCAGGCCGAACTCGCGCACACCGGAGGCCGAATCCGGCAGGCCCCAGCTCTCCAGCAGGTGCGCGTGCGGGTCGATCCCGACACAGAGCCGCCCCTGGTGTTCGAAGACCGAGGCCAGCCGATCGCCGAATGCAGCGGGAGCGGCGTTCATGCGCGGGCGGCCCGATCGAGCGCGTACTGCTGCAGCGACCTCACGTCGAAGCCCTCACGGATCGCGTCGATAGAGGCGACGGCCGCACTCAGCTCGGCGATGGTCGTGAAGAGGGGCTTGTCCCCTGCGACCGCCGCCGCGCGGATCTCGTAGCCGTCCGCGCGCGCCGACCGGCCGCTCGGCGTGTTGATCACGACGTCGACCTCGTTCCGGTTGATCAGATCGACGATCGACGGCGCCTCGCTCTCGGTCTCGCTGAACTTGCGGACGACGCTTGCCGTGATCCCGTTGCGGTTGAGCACCTCGGCGGTTCCCTCGGTCGCAAGGATCGAGAAGCCCAGCTGCTGCAGGCGCAGCACAGGAAGCACGATCGAGCGCTTGTCGCGGTCGGAGACCGAGACGAACGCCGTGCCGCCGAGCGGCATGCCGCCGTACGCGGCGGCCTGGCTCTTGGCGAACGCCCGCGGGAAGTCCTTGTCGATGCCCATGACCTCACCGGTCGACCGCATCTCCGGGCCGAGAACCGAGTCGACGACCGTTCCCTCCTTGGTGCGGAACCGTTTGAACGGCAACACGGCCTCCTTCACGGCGACCGGAGAATCCATCGGGATGACCGAGCCGTCCTGGGCCGGGAGGAGCCCCGACTCGATCAGATCGGCGATCGACTCGCCCACCATGATGCGCGAAGCGGCTTTCGCCAGGGGGATGCCCAGGGCCTTCGAGACGAACGGAACCGTGCGCGACGCCCGCGGGTTCGCCTCGAGCACGTAGAGCACGCCCGCGCCGATGGCGAACTGCACATTGAGCAGTCCGCGCACGCCGACGCCTTCGGCGATCTTGAGTGTCGCGTCCCGCACCCGGTCGATCTCGCGTCGCCCGAGTGTGATCGGGGGCAGTGTGCAACTCGAGTCGCCGGAGTGGATTCCGGCCTCCTCGATGTGCTCCATCACACCGCCGATGTAGAGCTGCTCGCCGTCGTAGAGGGCGTCGACGTCGATCTCGATCGCGTCGTCGAGGAAGCGGTCGACGAGCAGCGGATGCGACTGCCCGACGATGCCCTGACCGGCCACGCGCTCGAAGTAGTCGGCGAGCGAGGGGCTGTCGTAGACGATCTCCATGCCGCGACCGCCGAGCACATAGCTGGGGCGCACCAGCACCGGGTACCCGATCTGCTCGGCCACCTGAACGGCGCCCGGGTAGTCGTGCGCGG contains the following coding sequences:
- the rpoZ gene encoding DNA-directed RNA polymerase subunit omega → MALSNKGIIDPPIDDVLAKVESKYALVIFASKRARQINDYYADLHEGSLFDNVGPLVDSSVDDKPLSVALHEINEDKLIIKPIVE
- the gmk gene encoding guanylate kinase, whose product is MSEAGSARPAPPEVDRAAASQAAVAARRARAAVKASIASHEVSPLTVLDRATAEPDGVEGRLRVTEFLLSVPAIGTTKMQDALGRLAISPAKRLGGLGRHQRLRLREFLIERESRSGKQKNQLVVLAGPTAVGKGTVSTHIRENYPDVLLSVSATTRAPRPGEVDGVNYYFVDDAEFDRMIADGEMLEYATVHNAYRYGTPRAPIERALEAGKSVLLEIDLQGARSVRAAMPEARLIFLLPPTWEELVRRLIGRGTEEPAEQQRRLETAKVELAAQDEFDHRVVNTDVAEAAREVVDLMKIRAAPSRP
- the pyrF gene encoding orotidine-5'-phosphate decarboxylase, which encodes MNAAPAAFGDRLASVFEHQGRLCVGIDPHAHLLESWGLPDSASGVREFGLVVVAAAVGRAGIVKPQIAFFERYGSAGYAALEDVLAAAREAGLLVIADAKRGDIGTSVTAYAEAWLTPGAPLEVDAMTISAFLGAGSLDEPMRLAEHAGKGLFVLAATSNPEARTMQQARVADGPRAGETVARAIIEDVSSFNQAQPAHAFGSIGLVLGATLDLPAFGIDTTGVPTRNAAPVLAPGFGHQGAAVGDVARLFGSLAGGVVVSESRGLLTAGPNGLAAAIEVRAAEVRSVDV